The Montipora foliosa isolate CH-2021 chromosome 1, ASM3666993v2, whole genome shotgun sequence genome has a window encoding:
- the LOC137973008 gene encoding uncharacterized protein, with translation MSNVNKSRLNGFHLFCKETAQIDESLKEMTFQERNECLADAWSKRLNAEERANYNSRAKTEKILSTREQIKRILKRISNECDNLKDLGVRCLFISDNDGTGTMDVYGHPTAVRFAETSQLAGKFFSFVNGEGRGLQQRQSREEEKVLLRRQVQELFNKKYSELLGRSAKVPYKDVKRNQSRLRVTNMPGGIDFKHPSNYGVGNLRQILTSKDNLVFQLDNGNTSSTSCAVALPASSGTIGSTAEMLCTTTTDSSPLTFVPSSTSTSNCQSLRETVPVSTASSNSLSVPVTVSLSTATPSSSVTTSSSFATGGFLSVTVTLPSNTANSSSLSVPATVSTATRNTLSLPPVTVTTSTATQSSPTLKVPISTAVSQPSTATRSSLSLAVTILESTTTSTSSSVRATLPFSTATISSPSMMLPISSTTTSSSSVEGPTLQTSKVPSSSVDSNPARRKRKQTTRQNGGDNKRKRDLHTERCQAYLCQEPDAQKKQTLKWIHCDDCEKWFHFECVGIQTAPRGRYVCGCSVENFDKSNYPSRMSLLSPDIYSVKGHLKNILYANTASKRHTLFNRNKQSDVLHLSCAICGPFSSSMIRRFTLEVQSFLPEFWSDFNQHNTRMCSYVLSVLVPEAIVYVMMTREGCSRHTVERLLGASQINPQGEVTDEDD, from the exons ATGTCCAA TGTCAACAAGTCACGCTTGAATGGTTTTCATCTTTTCTGCAAGGAAACAGCCCAAATAGACG AATCCCTGAAAGAAATGACATTCCAGGAACGAAATGAGTGTCTGGCAGATGCATGGTCCAAGAGGCTCAACGCCGAGGAGCGAGCTAATTATAACAGCCGGGCTAAAACGGAAAAGATCCTCTCAACAAGAGAGCAAATCAAAAGGATCTTAAAAAGAATAAGTAATGAG TGCGATAATCTGAAAGATCTAGGGGTTAGGTGCCTCTTTATATCAGACAACGATGGTACTGGGACCATGGATGTGTACGGCCATCCTACTGCAGTGCGGTTTGCAGAAACGTCCCAGTTGGCAGGAAAATTCTTTTCCTTTGTTAACGGAGAAG GAAGGGGACTGCAACAAAGACAATCTCGTGAGGAAGAAAAAGTGCTGTTGCGGCGCCAAGTCCAAGAacttttcaacaaaaaataca GTGAGTTACTTGGAAGATCTGCAAAAGTCCCGTATAAAGACGTCAAACGTAATCAGTCTCGTCTGAGAGTCACCAACATGCCAGGGGGAATAGACTTTAAACACCCTTCTAACTACGGAGTAGGAAACTTACGCCAAATTCTGACCTCAAAGGACAATTTAGTTTTTCAGCTTGATAACGGCAACACGTCCTCAACTAGCTGTGCAGTGGCACTACCCGCTAGCTCAGGCACCATCGGCTCCACCGCAGAAATGCTATGCACTACCACCACTGATAGCTCTCCGCTGACATTTGTACCATCCTCCACGTCTACCAGCAATTGTCAGTCGTTGCGAGAAACGGTACCCGTATCCACCGCCAGCAGTAACTCTCTATCGGTGCCAGTAACGGTTTCGCTCTCCACAGCTACTCCGAGTTCCTCAGTAACAACGTCGTCCTCCTTCGCTACTGGGGGCTTTCTATCAGTGACAGTAACGTTACCGAGCAATACCGCCAACAGTAGCTCGTTATCGGTGCCAGCGACTGTGTCTACCGCTACTCGTAACACATTATCACTGCCCCCAGTAACGGTAACGACCTCTACCGCTACTCAGAGCTCCCCAACATTGAAGGTGCCGATTTCTACCGCCGTTAGTCAGCCCTCCACCGCCACCAGAAGCTCCTTATCGTTGGCAGTAACGATACTGGAGTCTACCACCACCAGTACCTCGTCATCGGTGCGAGCAACACTACCTTTCTCTACTGCAACCATCAGCTCCCCTTCAATGATGTTACCGATATCATCTACCACTACCAGCAGCTCCTCTGTGGAAGGACCAACTCTACAGACATCCAAAGTACCGTCCTCCAGCGTGGACAGCAATCCAGCGCGCAGGAAAAGAAAGCAGACCACTAGGCAGAATGGTGGAGATAATAAGCGCAAAAGAGACCTCCACACTGAGCGCTGCCAGGCTTATCTTTGCCAAGAACCTGACGCCCAAAAAAAGCAGACCTTGAAATGGATCCATTGCGACGACTGTGAGAAGTGGTTTCACTTTGAATGTGTTGGCATTCAGACAGCACCGCGGGGTAGATATGTCTGTGGTTGCAGTGTGGAAAACTTCGATAAATC gaACTACCCATCCAGAATGTCGCTGCTATCTCCAGACATTTACAGCGTCAAG GGTCATTTAAAGAACATCCTTTACGCTAATACAGCCAGCAAGAGGCACACGTTGTTCAACAGAAACAAGCAATCAGACGTGTTGCATTTAAGTTGTGCCATCTGCGGCCCTTTCTCATCTTCAATG aTTCGGCGATTTACCTTAGAAGTACAATCCTTCTTGCCAGAATTTTGGTCTGATTTCAACCAACACAACACAAGGATGTGTAGCTACGTTTTGTCTGTCTTGGTTCCTGAG GCAATTGTATATGTCATGATGACCAGAGAAGGCTGTTCTCGCCATACGGTGGAACGTTTACTTGGTGCAAGTCAAATAAATCCTCAAGGAGAAGTAACAGATGAAGATGACTAG
- the LOC138007120 gene encoding uncharacterized protein, with the protein MTKKMRPNHRVDVLTDALLFCARKRAACLVSISREDVAEWANQEAELPTGLHSQVAPSSWTHTYIIYLKMFYDIQAKWEDGCDPEKLQQLYGQMNKLEAMLQQLKQEHGVMQRWKPDDEPFQLARDEANDRQKRACLQKIYAKVVERWFLLSLKAKYAEGHALAKRLSKHITKATKGLNVSVDDYNKTACCTTCSLQHTLEFDYVKDPDSPVWRQGDDLQGSRKEIRISIKRKAAPFGKSLSRDHFAK; encoded by the exons ATGACCAAGAAAATGAGGCCTAATCATAGAGTTGATGTTTTGACTGATGCTCTCCTTTTTTGTGCCAGAAAGCGAGCAGCTTGTCTAG TTTCCATAAGCAGAGAGGATGTTGCTGAATGGGCTAATCAGGAAGCCGAGCTGCCCACTGGTCTCCATTCCCAGGTTGCACCATCGTCTTGGACACATACTTACATCATTTAcctaaaaatgttctatgataTTCAAGCTAAGTGGGAAGATGGATGTGATCCAGAGAAGCTCCAACAGCTGTATGGGCAGATGAACAA GTTGGAAGCTATGTTGCAACAACTCAAACAGGAGCATGGTGTTATGCAACGATGGAAGCCTGATGATGAACCTTTCCAGCTTGCAAGGGATGAAGCTAATGACAGACAGAAACGGGCCTGTCTTCAAAAAATTTACGCTAAGGTGGTAGAGCGATGGTTTTTGTTGAGTTTAAAAGCCAAATATGCAG AGGGTCACGCACTTGCGAAACGGTTGTCGAAGCATATTACCAAAGCCACTAAAGGGTTGAACGTCTCTGTGGACGACTACAACAAAACAGCCTGTTGTACCACTTGTTCCTTGCAACACACGTTGGAATTCGACTATGTGAAGGATCCTGATTCACCTGTTTGGAGACAGGGTGATGACCTTCAAGGTTCAAGAAAAGAGATTCGCATATCCATCAAGAGAAAGGCAGCACCATTTGGAAAATCGCTGTCGAGAGATCACTTTGCTAAGTAG
- the LOC138007157 gene encoding BET1-like protein: MATRGTNNRGSRSASTEEMLETENNRMVDDLAAKVSRLKGIAIDIENESKQQNNYLDGMGDEFGSSSSLLSGSAARLSKMIASGRSNRKVMCYLIAGLVGLFFVGYYALSKVIIK, from the exons atggcgactCGAGGTACAAATAATCGAG GATCTAGAAGTGCATCGACTGAGGAGATGCTGGAGACTGAAAATAACCGAATGGTAGATGATTTAGCAGCGAAAGTATCACGCCTGAAAGGG ATTGCTATCGACATCGAGAATGAGTCCAAACAGCAAAATAATTACCTTGATGGAATG GGAGATGAATTTGGCAGCTCTTCTAGTCTATTAAGTGGCAGTGCTGCACGGTTGTCAAAAATGATTGCCTCTGGACGATCAAACAGAAAAGTCATGTGCTACTTAATAGCAGGGCTTGTGGGACTCTTCTTTGTTGGATATTACGCACTCAGTAAAGTTATCATCAAATAG